The following coding sequences lie in one Arachis ipaensis cultivar K30076 chromosome B05, Araip1.1, whole genome shotgun sequence genomic window:
- the LOC107641156 gene encoding uncharacterized protein LOC107641156 codes for MECVSTCSMSILINGLPSNPFKMERGLRQGDSLSPFLFVLVVDVLHRMFGEAVRNSGISPLLVGRDHIELSHLQFADDTILFCPPEEETVKNYRRILRCFELMLGLSINFDKSSLIPINCDDRWVQCMCSVLGFQEAYLPVKYLGISLGANLRLVKTWKPTIDKEEDKLSI; via the coding sequence ATGGAGTGTGTCAGTACATGTTCCATGTCTATATTGATAAACGGTTTACCTTCTAATCCATTCAAGATGGAAAGAGGCCTTCGACAAGGTGATTCACTGTCTCCATTTTTATTTGTACTTGTTGTGGATGTACTACACAGGATGTTTGGGGAGGCAGTTAGAAACAGCGGCATATCTCCCCTACTGGTTGGTAGAGATCATATTGAGCTGTCGCACCTACAGTTTGCGGATGATACAATTCTGTTCTGTCCTCCAGAGGAAGAGACTGTTAAAAATTATAGGAGGATCCTCCGTTGCTTTGAATTGATGTTAGGGTTAAGTATTAACTTTGACAAATCTAGCTTGATTCCAATCAACTGTGATGATCGATGGGTACAGTGTATGTGCAGCGTACTGGGCTTCCAGGAAGCCTATCTCCCAGTTAAATACTTGGGGATCTCGCTAGGAGCTAACCTGAGATTGGTGAAAACTTGGAAGCCAACTATAGACAAAGAGGAGGATAAACTGAGCATATAG
- the LOC107641157 gene encoding uncharacterized protein LOC107641157, with translation MAILQQQNEEIAQKRILAKQKAKARQSRPKTQKKDYVESFGSSGGLLLIRDDEFFKIRNSYKGERWLCVEGVIMKNNYNCAFILVYGALDRNEKLVMWEELCYIAGLCQVSCCFMGDFNEFVQVAERRGTDRLTPSAEEFKSWVHDMGLVDLPITDRKFTWFRGRSCSRIDRALVSVEWLEEFSETRLRGVPRGLSDHCPIIVEDKRIRDGPRPFRSLDSWFTHDGFLRMVKEEWRGLGGVQFTDKLKTLTIPLGRWHKANFGHMDKKILKFEEEIKKIDDMVGEGIYDGTVEARRRALIACCEKWYVKKELHWKQMSRSRHVRDIDKNTRYFHNLASTRRRNNRIDALVINGRLIWNQAWIKIAIRNFYKDLYHQEEAPMVGFRDGLVEMIDEEDALALEMQPTTEEVREKVWDCESTKAFGSDGHNMNFIKKCWDEIVLSS, from the exons ATGGCGATTCTCCAACAACAGAATGAAGAAATTGCGCAGAAGAGAATATTGGCTAAACAGAAGGCAAAAGCTAGACAAAGTAGACCCAAAACTCAAAAAAAG GATTATGTTGAGTCTTTTGGTTCTTCTGGTGGGCTGCTACTAATAAGGGATGATGagttttttaaaattagaaattctTATAAAGGTGAGAGATGGTTGTGTGTTGAAGGGGTTATAATGAAGAATAACTACAATTGTGCTTTTATTTTGGTTTATGGTGCACTTGATAGAAATGAGAAGCTTGTTATGTGGGAGGAGCTGTGCTACATAGCCGGTTTATGTCAGGTTTCCTGCTGTTTCATGGGGGACTTTAATGAATTTGTACAAGTGGCAGAAAGACGCGGCACTGATAGATTAACCCCGTCGGCGGAAGAGTTCAAGAGCTGGGTACATGACATGGGTTTGGTAGACTTGCCAATTACAGATCGTAAGTTTACATGGTTCAGAGGACGATCTTGTAGTCGTATTGATAGGGCACTGGTAAGCGTGGAATGGCTTGAGGAATTTTCGGAGACTCGACTACGAGGTGTCCCAAGGGGTTTGTCTGACCACTGTCCTATTATAGTGGAAGATAAGAGGATCAGAGATGGACCGAGACCGTTCAGAAGTCTTGACTCATGGTTTACGCATGATGGTTTCCTGAGGATGGTAAAGGAGGAATGGAGAGGATTAGGCGGCGTGCAATTCACAGATAAATTGAAGACTCTGACAATTCCACTGGGGAGATGGCATAAAGCCAATTTTGGCCACATGGACAAGAAAATTCtgaagtttgaggaagagattaaGAAGATTGATGACATGGTGGGTGAAGGGATTTATGATGGAACTGTGGAGGCAAGAAGGAGGGCGCTTATAGCATGCTGTGAGAAATGGTATGTGAAAAAAGAACTACATTGGAAACAGATGTCACGCTCAAGACATGTGAGGGATATTGATAAGAACACGAGGTACTTCCACAACCTAGCTTCGACAAGAAGGAGAAACAACAGGATTGATGCACTGGTCATTAATGGAAGACTGATATGGAATCAAGCTTGGATTAAGATTGCGATTAGGAATTTCTACAAGGACTTGTATCATCAGGAGGAGGCTCCAATGGTGGGGTTCAGAGACGGGCTGGTGGAAATGATCGATGAAGAGGATGCTTTGGCTTTGGAGATGCAACCGACTACTGAGGAGGTTAGGGAAAAAGTATGGGATTGTGAATCTACCAAGGCTTTTGGAAGTGATGGGCacaacatgaacttcataaagaagTGTTGGGATGAAATTGTCCTGAGTTCATGA